CGACAGGCCGATCGCCGAGTCGTAGGAGTAGCGGCCGCCGACCCAGTCCCAGAACTCGAACATGTTGGCCGTGTCGATGCCGAAGCCGGCGACCTTCTCGGCGTTCGTCGACAGGGCCACGAAGTGCTTGGCGACCGCCTTCTCCTCGCCGTCCAGGCCGCCCAGCAGCCAGGAGCGGGCGGCGGTGGCGTTGGTGATCGTCTCGATCGTGGTGAAGGTCTTGGACGCGACGACGAACAGCGTCTCGGCCGGGTCCAGGTCCCGGGTCGCCTCGTGCAGGTCGGCGCCGTCCACGTTGGACACGAACCGGAAGGTCAGCGAACGGTCGGTGAACGCCCGCAGCGCCTCGTAGGCCATCGCCGGGCCGAGGTCGGAGCCGCCGATGCCGATGTTGACGACGTTGCGGATCCGTCGGCCGGTGTGGCCGGTCCACTCGCCGGAGCGGACCCGCCCGGCGAAGTCGCTCATCCGGTCGAGCACCGCGTGGACCTGCGGCACGACGTTCTCGCCGTCGACCTCGACGACGGCGTCCGCCGGGGCGCGCAGCGCGGTGTGCAGCACCGCGCGCCGCTCGGTGACGTTGATCTTCTCGCCGCGGAACATGGCGTCGCGCAGCCCGAACACATCGGTGGCGACGGCCAGTTCACGCAGGAGCGCCAGCGTCTCGTCGGTGATCAGGTTCTTCGAGTAGTCGAGCCGCAGATCGCCGACGCGCACCACATACCGCTCCGCGCGCCCGGGGTCCGCCGCGAACAGCTCCCGCAGGTGTGCCTGCCGGTGCGCGCGATGGTCCTCCAGCGCGGCCCACTCGGGCCGCCGGGAGAGCTGGGGTGAGTCAGACATGGGAAGCGTTCTCCTTGGTGCCCTCACCGCGGAGGGCTACGGCGTACATCTCGTCCGCGTCGAGGCGCCGTAGCTCCTCGGCGATGAGTTCGGAGGTGGCGCGGACCTTCAGCGCCAGGGTGCGCGAGGGCTGGCCGGGCAGGGTGAGCGTGGCCAGCGGGCCCTCGGGACGGTCGATGACGATCTCGCCGCTCGTGGTGCCCAGGCGGACGGCCGTGACGACCGGTCCCGCGGTGACGACGCGCTCGACCGTGACGTTCAGCCGGGCCTCCAGCCAGCGCGCGAGCAGCTCGGCGCTGGGGTTGTCCGCCTCGCTCTCCACGGCCGCCGAGGTGATCGGCACCCGGGACTGGTCGAGGGCCGCCGCCAGCATCGAACGCCACGGGGTGAGCCGGGTCCAGGCGAGGTCGGTGTCGCCGGGCGCGTACGACTTCACCCGGGTCGCCAGGGCCGCCAACGGCCGCTCGACGGCGTACATGTCGGTGATCCGGCGCTGCGCCAGGGCGCCCAGCGGGTCCTTGGACGGGTTGTCCGGCGCGTCCACCGGCCACCACACGACGACCGGCGCGTCCGGCAGCAGCAGCGGCAGGACCACGGAGTCGGCGTGGTCGGAGACCTCGCCGTACGTCCGCAGCACGACCGTCTCGCCGGTGCCGGCGTCGGCGCCCACCCGCACCTCGGCGTCGAGGTGGGAGTTGGTGCGGTCGCGCGGGCTGCGGGCGTGCCGCTTGATGACGACCAGGGTGCGCGAGGGGTGCTCGTGCGAGGCCTCCTCGGCGGCCTTGATCGAGTCGTAGGCGTTCTCCTCGTCCGTGACGATGACCATCGTCAGGACCATGCCCACAGCGGGCGTTCCGATGGCGCGGCGACCCTCCACCAGCGCCTTGTTGATCTTGCTTGCCGTGGTGTCGGTCAGGTCGATCTTCATGGCCTGCGCCAGCTCCGTCCGTCTCGTGCGAGCATCTCGTCGGCTTCCTCGGGACCCCAGCTGCCCGAGTCGTACTGCGCGGGCCTGCCGTGCCGTGCCCAGTACTCCTCGATCGGGTCGAGGATCTTCCAGGACTCTTCCACTTCCTGGTGGCGTGGGAACAGGTTGGCGTCGCCGAGCAGCACGTCCAGGATGAGGCGTTCGTACGCCTCCGGGCTGGACTCCGTGAAGGACTCGCCGTACGCGAAGTCCATCGTGACGTCCCGGATCTCCATCGAGGTGCCCGGCACCTTGGAGCCGAAGCGGACGGTGATGCCCTCGTCGGGCTGGACGCGGATGACGATCGCGTTGGCGCCGAGCTCCTCGGTGGCCGTGGAGTCGAAGGGGGAGTGCGGGGCCCGCTGGAAGACGACCGCGATCTCCGTCACCCGCCGCCCGAGCCGCTTGCCGGTGCGCAGATAGAACGGCACGCCCGCCCAGCGGCGGTTGTCGACGTTCAGCTTCACGGCGGCGTAGGTGTCGGTCGTGGAGGCCGGGTCGATGCCGTCCTCCTCGAGGTAGCCGGGCACCTTCTCGCCGCCCTGCCAGGCGCCCGCGTACTGCGCCCGCACGGTGTGCTTGCCCAGGTCCTGCGGCAGCTTCACCGCCCTGAGCACCTTCAGCTTCTCGGTGAGCAGCGAGGCCGCGTCGAAGGAGGCGGGCTCCTCCATCGCGGTGAGCGCCATCAGCTGGAGGAGGTGGTTCTGGATGACGTCACGGGCCGAGCCGATGCCGTCGTAGTAGCCCGCGCGGCCGCCGATGCCGATGTCCTCGGCCATCGTGATCTGCACATGGTCGACGTACGACCGGTTCCAGATCGGCTCGAACATGGTGTTGGCGAAGCGCAGCGCCAGGATGTTCTGGACGGTCTCCTTGCCCAGGTAGTGGTCGATGCGGAACACCTGCTCCGGGTCGAACACGTCGTGGACGACCGCGTTCAGGTCCTGGGCGCTGGCCAGGTCGCGCCCGAACGGCTTCTCGATGACGGCCCGCCGCCAGGATCCGTCGGGGGCGTTCGCCAGCCCGTGCTTCTTGAGCTGCTCGACGACCTTCGGGAAGAACTTCGGCGGCACGGAGAGGTAGAAGGCGAAGTTGCCGCCGGTGCCGCGCGAGGCGTCCAGCTCCTCCACGGCGTCGCGCAGCTGCTTGAACGCCGTGTCGTCGTCGAAGTCGCCCGGGATGAACCGCATGCCCTCGGCGAGCTGCTGCCAGACCTCCTCGCGGAACGGCGTGCGCGCGTGCTCGCGCACCGCGTCGTGGACGATCTGCGCGAAGTCCTCGTCCTCCCAGTCGCGGCGGGCGAAGCCGACGAGCGAGAAGCCCGGCGGGAGCAGACCGCGGTTGGCGAGGTCGTAGACGGCCGGCATCAGCTTCTTGCGGGACAGGTCGCCGGTCACCCCGAAGATGACGAGGCCGGAGGGGCCCGCGACGTTGGGCAGGCGCCGGTCCCGAGGGTCCCGCAGGGGGTTGTCCCAGGCCGTGCCGAGCGTTTCGGTGCTCATTCCGCGTCGACTCCCTTGCTCGTCAGCGACTTCGTGACCGTGTCTGACAAGTCCTGCCACGCCGCCTCGAACTTGGCGACTCCTTCGTCCTCCAGCCGGGTGACGACCTCCTCGTAGGAGATGCCGAGCGCCTCTATGGCGGCGAGGTCGGCGTGGGCCTGCGCATAGCCGCCGGTCACCGTGTCGCCGGTGATGTCGCCGTGGTCGGCGACGGCGTTCAGGGTGGCCTCGGGCATGGTGTTGACGGTGCCGGGGGCCACCAGGTCGTCCACGTACAGCGTGTCCTTGTACGCGGGATCCTTCACCCCGGTGGACGCCCACAGCGGACGCTGCTTGGTGGCCCCGGCGAGCGCGGTCCAGCGCTCGCTCGGCCGGGTCCGGTCGTCGGCAGAGCCGAACACCTCTTCGTACGCCTCGTAGGCCAGCCGTGCGTTGGCGAGCGCGGCCTTGCCCTTGAGCGCGAGGGCCGCCTCCGTGCCGAGGACGGTCAGCCGCTTGTCGATCTCGGAGTCGACGCGGGAGACGAAGAAGGAGGCCACGGAGTGGATGACGGAGAGGTCCAGGCCCCGGGCGGCGGCCTTCTCCAGACCGGCCAGGTAGGCGTCCATGACCTCGCGGTAGCGCTCCAGGGAGAAGATCAGCGTGACGTTGACGCTGATGCCGAGGCCGATGACCTCGGTGATCGCCGGGAGGCCGGCCTTCGTCGCCGGAATCTTGATCATGACGCCTGGGCGGTCGACGAGCCAGGCGAGCTGCTTGGCCTCGGCGACGGTCGCCCGGGTGTCGTGGGCGAGCCGGGGGTCGACCTCGATGGAGACCCGGCCGTCGACCCCCTGCGAGGCGGTGTACACGGGATGCAGGATGTCGGCGGCGGCGCGCACGTCGGCGGTCGTCATCATCCGGACGGCCTCGTCGACCGTCACGCCCCGCGCGGCCAGATCGGCCAGCTGCTCCTCGTAGCCTTCACCGGAGCCGATGGCGGCCTGGAAGATGGACGGGTTGGTGGTCACGCCCACCACATGGGTGGTCTCGACGAGCTCGGCGAGGTTGCCGGACGTGATGCGCCCCCGCGACAGGTCGTCCAGCCAGAGGGAGACGCCCTCGTCGGACAGGCGCTTGAGCGCTCCCGCGGACGCGGTTGCTTCGGTCACTGTGATCATCTTCTTTCTGGCGATCGGATCAACCGCGGGCGGCGGCGAGAGATTCCCGGGCTGCGGCGGCGACGTTCTCGGCGGTGAAGCCGTACGCGGCGAACAGGGTCTTGGCGTCGGCGGAGGCGCCGAAGTGCTCCAGGGAGACGATGCGTCCCGCGTCCCCCACGAAGCGGTGCCACGTGAGGCCGATGCCCGCCTCGACCGCGACCCGGGCCTTCACCGCCGGCGGAAGAACGGCGTCGCGGTACTCCCGCGGCTGCTCCTCGAACCACTCCACGGACGGCATCGACACCACCCGCGTGCCGATCCCCTCGGCCTCCAGCTCCTCCCGCGCGGCGACGGCCAGCTGCACCTCGGAACCGGTGGCGATCAGGACGACGTCCGGGGCCTGGGTCGAGGACTCCTTCAGGACGTAGCCGCCCTTCGCCGTGTCCGGGTTCGGCGCGTAGGCGGGCACGCCCTGACGGGTGAGGGCCAGGCCGTGCGGGGCCGGGCGCTCCGCGTGCCGCTTGAGGATCTCGGCCCAGGCGATCGCGGTCTCGTTGGCGTCGGCGGGGCGGACGACGTTCAGGCCGGGGACGGCGCGCAGCGAGGCCAGGTGCTCGACGGGCTGGTGGGTGGGTCCGTCCTCGCCGAGGCCCACGGAGTCGTGCGTCCAGACGTAGGTCACGGGCAGCTGCATCAGCGCCGACATGCGCACGGCGTTGCGCATGTAGTCGGAGAACACCAGGAAGGTGCCGCCGTAGACGCGGGTGTTGCCGTGCAGGGCGATGCCGTTCATCTCCGCGGCCATCGAGAACTCGCGGATGCCGAAGTGGATCGTACGGCCGTACGGGTCGGCCTCGGGCAGCGGATTGCCGGCCGGCAGGAAGGAGGACGTGCTGTCGATGGTGGTGTTGTTGGAGCCGGCCAGGTCGGCGGAGCCGCCCCACAGCTCGGGCAGGACCGCGCCCAGCGACTGGAGCACCTTGCCGGAGGCCGCGCGGGTGGCGACGGAGGAACCCTCCTCGAACACGGGCAGGGCGTCCTGCCAGCCCTCGGGGAGCTGCCCGGCCACGATCCGGTCGAAGAGCTGGGCGCGCTCGGGCTGCGCGCCGCGCCACTCGTCGAGCCGCTTGTCCCAGGCGGCGTGCGCCTCGGCGCCCCGGTCGAGGGCGGCCCGGGTGTGGGCGAGGACCTCGCCCGCGACCTCGAAGGACCGCTCCGGGTCGAAGCCGAGGACGCGCTTGGTGGCGGCGACCTCGTCCGCGCCCAGCGCCGAGCCGTGGGAGGCCTCGGTGTTCTGGGCGTTCGGGGCGGGCCAGGCGATGATCGTGCGCAGCGCGATGATCGAGGGGCGCCCGGTCTCGGCCTGCGCCGCCTTCAGCGCCGTGTGCAGCGCGGGGGCGTCGACGTCGCCGTCGGCGGTGGGCGCGACGCGCTGGACGTGCCAGCCGTAGGCCTCGTAGCGCCCCAGGACGTCCTCGGAGAAGGCGGTCGCGGTGTCGCCCTCGATGGAGATGTGGTTGTCGTCGTAGACGAAGACCAGGTTGCCGAGCTTCTGGTGCCCGGCCAGGGAGGAGGCCTCGGCGGAGACGCCTTCCTGGAGGTCGCCGTCGGAGACGATCGCCCAGATCGTGTGGTCGAAGGGGGACTCGCCCTGCGGGGCCTCGGGGTCGAACAGACCGCGTTCGTAACGGGCGGCCATCGCCATGCCGACGGCGTTGGCGACGCCCTGGCCGAGCGGTCCGGTGGTGGTCTCCACACCGGCGGTGTGCCCGTACTCGGGGTGGCCCGGCGTCTTCGAGCCGTGCGTGCGGAAGCTCTTGAGGTCGTCCAGCTCCAGCTCGTAGCCGGCGAGGAAGAGCTGGGTGTAGAGGGTGAGCGAGGTGTGCCCGGGGGACAGTACGAAGCGGTCACGGCCGGTCCACTCGGGGTCGGCCGGGTCGTGTCGCATCACCTTCTGAAAGATCGTGTACGCGACCGGGGCGAGGCTCATCGCGGTGCCGGGGTGGCCGTTGCCCACCCGCTGCACGGCGTCCGCCGCCAGTACACGGGCGGTGTCGACGGCACGCCGGTCGAGTTCGGTCCATTCGAATCGGCCGTCGAAGCTGTCCGGTGTCTGCGTGCTCATCTTCAAGAAGTCCTCGATAGAAGCGGGAAATCGTTCCGACGCGTTCAAACTTAAAAGTCTGACTTTTACGGGGGAAGGTCGCCGTGTGTCAGCCTGTGGTGAAAGTGGGACATGGGCGGTGTGATCGAGACGGCGTGAGAGGGACATGGCGGACAGAACCATCCAAGGCGGAGACGGTGACGGCGGCGTTGACGGGATCAGAACGTTTCCCTTCCCGGTCGAGCTGAGCGTCGGCGGCGTCGGCATGCAGGTGGGCCCCATGGGCGCCGGCCGCACCTGGCACGCCGACGACGCGCCGCTGGAGCGCGTCCACCGCATCGACTTCCATGTGGTGCTGCTCTTCGACGGCGGCCCCGTGCGCCACATGATCGACTTCGCCGAGTACGAGGCGACGGCCGGCGACGTGCTGTGGATCCGCCCGGGGCAGGTCCACCGCTTCTCCCGGTCGAGCGAGTACCGCGGAACCGTCCTGACCATGCAGCCCGGATTCCTGCCCCGCGCCACGGTCGAGGCCGCCGGCCTGTACCGCTACGACCTGCCGCCCCTGCTGCGCCCGGACGCGCCCCAGCTCGCGGGCCTGCGCGCGGCTCTGACGTATCTGCAACAGGAGTACGACGACGGCGCCGAGGGGACCCTGCCCCCGAGTCTGCACACGGCGGTGCTACGGCACTCCCTGACCGCGTTCCTGCTGCGGCTGGCGCATCTCGCGGCCAGCTCCGCGGAGGCGGTCCGCCGGCAGGGCGACACCACCTTCACCCTCTTCAGGGACGCCGTGGAACAGGGCTTCGCCGCCAACCACAGCGTCAGCGCCTACGCCGACTCCCTCGGCTACTCCCGCCGCACGCTGGTGCGCGCGGTGCGCGCCGCGACCGGCGAGACGCCCAAGGGCTTCATCGACAAGCGGGTCGTCCTGGAGGCGAAGCGGCTCCTGGCCCACACGGACCTGCCGATCGGCCGGGTGGGCGCGGCGGTGGGCTTCCCCGACCCGGCGAACTTCTCCAAGTTCTTCCATCTGCACACCGGACACACGCCGGTGGCGTTCCGGGCTGAACTGCGCTGACGCAAGGGTCTGTTCACGACGGCGACGCCGGACGGCCCGGCCTTCGAGAGTGAAGGCCGGGCCGCCCGGCGTCGCGTGACGGTCCATCAGTTACCTCGGCGTCCGTCGACGTCTGCCAGTGTCAGGCAGTGTCTGTCAGTGACCGAAGGTGAACCAGTTGACGTTCACGAAGTCCGAGGACTGACCGCTGGTGAAGGTCAGATACACGTCGTGGGTGCCGGTGACGGCGCTGATGTTCGTCGGGACCGTCCGCCAGGACTGCCAGCCCCCGGTGTTGGCCAGCGCGAAGGTGCCGACGGGCGTGCTCGTACGGCTGTCCAGGCGCACCTCGACCAGTCCGCTGGCCCCGCCGGCCACACCGCTGGCGACCCGGCCGCTGAACTGGGTGGCCGCGGTGGAGCCGAAGTTCACGCCCTTGTACAGCGCCCAGTCGCCGTTGGCGAGGGAGCCGATGTTCTGGCCGCCGCCGGTGTCGGTCGTCGTCTCGGTGGCCGTGCCCGACTGGCTGTCGTAGGACTCGGCCTGGAGCGTGGAGTAGGCGTCGCGGCTGCCGGTCGGCGGGGGAGTGGTGGTGCCGCTCCCGCTGCCCGCGGCCTGGAGCACCTGTACGTAGTCCACGACCATCGGGTGGCCCGACTCGGTGGCGCTGTCGAGTCCGCCGCCGAAGGCGTCCGGGAAGGCGCCGCCCATGGCCACGTTCAGGATGACGAAGTAGCCGTGGTTGGTGGCGTTGGTCCAGGTCGTCGCGTCGACCTGGTTCGCCGTCACGGTGTGGTAGTTGACGCCGTCGACGGAGAAGCGGATCGCCTCGGGGCTCACCGAGCGGTCCCACTCCATCGTGTAGGTGTGGAAGCCGGACTGACAGGTCGTGCCCGGACACGCGACCGAGTTGCCGATGCCGGTGGTCTCGTTGCACGGGCCGCCCGGGTTGGTGCCGCAGTGCATCGTCGCCCAGACCTTGTTCAGGCCCTGGACGTTCTCCATGATGTCCAGCTCGCCGACGCCCGGCCAGTTCTGGTAGTTGCCGCGGTAGGGCGCGCCCAGCGCCCAGAACGCGGGCCAGTAGCCCTCGGCGGCGGTGCCCGTGACGTTGGGCATCTGCAGCCGGGCCTCGACCTTGAGCTTGCCGCCGGCCGGCGGCTGGAAATCGGTGCGCGTGGTCTCGATACGGCCCGAGGTCCAGTTGCCGGCCGCGTCGCGCAGCGGGGTGATGCGCAGGTTGCCGTTGCCGTCCAGCGAGACGTTGTTGGTGCTGTTCGTCATCGTCTCGACCTCGCCGGTGCCCCAGTTGGCGGGGCCGCCCGGATACGAAGTCCCGGTGCTGTAAAGCCAGTTGGTCGTGTTGACGCCGGTGCCCGCGGTGCCGTTGAAGTCGTCGAGGAAGACCTGGGTCCAGCCCGTCGGGGGCGTGGGGGCGGAGGCGTTCGCGGGCAGGGTGACGGCCGCCGCGGCGGCGGCCGCCAGGCCGAGTGTGCCGATCACGGCGACGAGCGCGCGCCGCAGGGGACGCCGTCTGGGGATGCCGGAGGTTTCGCTCATGGGGGGCCTCTCGGGTACGGAGTGAGGTGCGCGGGTGGCTTCGAGCCCACTCTGAGAGCGCTCTCAAAGTGGGCCCAATGTGCTCTCAGGCGCTCCGGTCGTCAAGAGGTGTAACCGAGAAATTCCTTTTGGGGCAGGCGAGTTCACCCGATGAACACAAGATTGTGCTAGTGGGCGACCTCCTCGTCCTAAGGACCTGACCTAGACGGCGCTGCCCGCCTTCCAGTCCGCCCACGACAGGTTCCAGCCGTTGAGGCCGTTGGAGGGTTCGACGGTCTTCTCGCCCGAGTTCTTCACGATCACCACGTCGCCGAGCATCGAGCTCGCGTAGAACTTGTAGCCCGCCACGGAGCTGTCGCTCGCGCCCTTGGCGTCGTGCAGGCCGATGCAGCCGTGGCTGGTGTTCTGGCTGCCGAACACCGAGGTCGACGCCCAGTAGTTGCCGTGGACGAACGTGCCGGAGGTGGTCAGACGCTGGGCGTGCGGGACGTCGGAGATGTCGTACTCGTCGCCGAGCCCGACCGTGGAGGACTCCATCCGCGTCTGCTTGAACCGCTCGCTGATCACCATGATCCCGGACCAGGTGGTGTGGTCGGAGTCGCCGCCGGAGACGGGATAGGTGGCCAGGGTCGCGCCGTCCCGCTTCACCGTCATCTGCTCGGCGGACAGGTCGACCGTGCTGATCTGCTCGCGGCCGATGTGGAAGGTGACGTCCTTGGACTGCGTACCGTAGACGCCGTCCGTGCCTTCGACGTCCTTCAGCCGCAGACCGAGCGTGATCGTGGTGCCGGCCGCCCAGTACGTCTCGGGCCGGAAGTCCAGCCGGGTGTCGCTGAACCAGTGGCCGACGATCTCCACGGCCGGCTCGGCGGTCACCGTGATCGCCTTCTGCACGGCGGCCCGGTCGGACACGGCGTGCGTGAAGTTGATCGAGACGGGCATGCCGACGCCCGAGGTGGAGTTCGCCTCCGGGGTGAAGTAGCCGACGAAGGTCTCGCCGGGGGACTTGGTGGTGAAGACGGCGGTCGTCGCGTCCGCGCCCTCCGCCTGGGCGGTCACCGTGTACTTGGTGCCGGAGTACGGGTTGGCCTTCGACGTCCAGGTCGTCCTGGCGTCGTCGAGCGAGCCCGCCAGCGTGGAGCCGTCGTTGCCGGTGACCTTCACGGAGGCGAGGGTGCCGTCGGTGACCTGGACCTCGACCGGGCTGCCGAAGGAGGCC
This window of the Streptomyces sp. NBC_01275 genome carries:
- the pgi gene encoding glucose-6-phosphate isomerase, translating into MSDSPQLSRRPEWAALEDHRAHRQAHLRELFAADPGRAERYVVRVGDLRLDYSKNLITDETLALLRELAVATDVFGLRDAMFRGEKINVTERRAVLHTALRAPADAVVEVDGENVVPQVHAVLDRMSDFAGRVRSGEWTGHTGRRIRNVVNIGIGGSDLGPAMAYEALRAFTDRSLTFRFVSNVDGADLHEATRDLDPAETLFVVASKTFTTIETITNATAARSWLLGGLDGEEKAVAKHFVALSTNAEKVAGFGIDTANMFEFWDWVGGRYSYDSAIGLSLMIAIGPERFREMLDGFRIVDDHFRTAPAESNAPLILGLLGVWYGNFLGAQSHAVLPYSHYLSKFTAYLQQLDMESNGKSVDRDGRPVQWQTGPVVWGTPGTNGQHAYYQLIHQGTKLIPADLIGFARPVGELSDELKAQHDLLMANLFAQGQALAFGKTADEVRAEGVPEEQVAHRTFQGDHPTTTILAPELTPSVLGQLIALYEHKVFVQGAVWDVDSFDQWGVELGKVLAKRVEPALTEGADVPGLDASTAALVAAYRSLRTTQEVN
- the opcA gene encoding glucose-6-phosphate dehydrogenase assembly protein OpcA, whose protein sequence is MKIDLTDTTASKINKALVEGRRAIGTPAVGMVLTMVIVTDEENAYDSIKAAEEASHEHPSRTLVVIKRHARSPRDRTNSHLDAEVRVGADAGTGETVVLRTYGEVSDHADSVVLPLLLPDAPVVVWWPVDAPDNPSKDPLGALAQRRITDMYAVERPLAALATRVKSYAPGDTDLAWTRLTPWRSMLAAALDQSRVPITSAAVESEADNPSAELLARWLEARLNVTVERVVTAGPVVTAVRLGTTSGEIVIDRPEGPLATLTLPGQPSRTLALKVRATSELIAEELRRLDADEMYAVALRGEGTKENASHV
- the zwf gene encoding glucose-6-phosphate dehydrogenase; translation: MSTETLGTAWDNPLRDPRDRRLPNVAGPSGLVIFGVTGDLSRKKLMPAVYDLANRGLLPPGFSLVGFARRDWEDEDFAQIVHDAVREHARTPFREEVWQQLAEGMRFIPGDFDDDTAFKQLRDAVEELDASRGTGGNFAFYLSVPPKFFPKVVEQLKKHGLANAPDGSWRRAVIEKPFGRDLASAQDLNAVVHDVFDPEQVFRIDHYLGKETVQNILALRFANTMFEPIWNRSYVDHVQITMAEDIGIGGRAGYYDGIGSARDVIQNHLLQLMALTAMEEPASFDAASLLTEKLKVLRAVKLPQDLGKHTVRAQYAGAWQGGEKVPGYLEEDGIDPASTTDTYAAVKLNVDNRRWAGVPFYLRTGKRLGRRVTEIAVVFQRAPHSPFDSTATEELGANAIVIRVQPDEGITVRFGSKVPGTSMEIRDVTMDFAYGESFTESSPEAYERLILDVLLGDANLFPRHQEVEESWKILDPIEEYWARHGRPAQYDSGSWGPEEADEMLARDGRSWRRP
- the tal gene encoding transaldolase, coding for MITVTEATASAGALKRLSDEGVSLWLDDLSRGRITSGNLAELVETTHVVGVTTNPSIFQAAIGSGEGYEEQLADLAARGVTVDEAVRMMTTADVRAAADILHPVYTASQGVDGRVSIEVDPRLAHDTRATVAEAKQLAWLVDRPGVMIKIPATKAGLPAITEVIGLGISVNVTLIFSLERYREVMDAYLAGLEKAAARGLDLSVIHSVASFFVSRVDSEIDKRLTVLGTEAALALKGKAALANARLAYEAYEEVFGSADDRTRPSERWTALAGATKQRPLWASTGVKDPAYKDTLYVDDLVAPGTVNTMPEATLNAVADHGDITGDTVTGGYAQAHADLAAIEALGISYEEVVTRLEDEGVAKFEAAWQDLSDTVTKSLTSKGVDAE
- the tkt gene encoding transketolase, which produces MSTQTPDSFDGRFEWTELDRRAVDTARVLAADAVQRVGNGHPGTAMSLAPVAYTIFQKVMRHDPADPEWTGRDRFVLSPGHTSLTLYTQLFLAGYELELDDLKSFRTHGSKTPGHPEYGHTAGVETTTGPLGQGVANAVGMAMAARYERGLFDPEAPQGESPFDHTIWAIVSDGDLQEGVSAEASSLAGHQKLGNLVFVYDDNHISIEGDTATAFSEDVLGRYEAYGWHVQRVAPTADGDVDAPALHTALKAAQAETGRPSIIALRTIIAWPAPNAQNTEASHGSALGADEVAATKRVLGFDPERSFEVAGEVLAHTRAALDRGAEAHAAWDKRLDEWRGAQPERAQLFDRIVAGQLPEGWQDALPVFEEGSSVATRAASGKVLQSLGAVLPELWGGSADLAGSNNTTIDSTSSFLPAGNPLPEADPYGRTIHFGIREFSMAAEMNGIALHGNTRVYGGTFLVFSDYMRNAVRMSALMQLPVTYVWTHDSVGLGEDGPTHQPVEHLASLRAVPGLNVVRPADANETAIAWAEILKRHAERPAPHGLALTRQGVPAYAPNPDTAKGGYVLKESSTQAPDVVLIATGSEVQLAVAAREELEAEGIGTRVVSMPSVEWFEEQPREYRDAVLPPAVKARVAVEAGIGLTWHRFVGDAGRIVSLEHFGASADAKTLFAAYGFTAENVAAAARESLAAARG
- a CDS encoding AraC family transcriptional regulator; its protein translation is MADRTIQGGDGDGGVDGIRTFPFPVELSVGGVGMQVGPMGAGRTWHADDAPLERVHRIDFHVVLLFDGGPVRHMIDFAEYEATAGDVLWIRPGQVHRFSRSSEYRGTVLTMQPGFLPRATVEAAGLYRYDLPPLLRPDAPQLAGLRAALTYLQQEYDDGAEGTLPPSLHTAVLRHSLTAFLLRLAHLAASSAEAVRRQGDTTFTLFRDAVEQGFAANHSVSAYADSLGYSRRTLVRAVRAATGETPKGFIDKRVVLEAKRLLAHTDLPIGRVGAAVGFPDPANFSKFFHLHTGHTPVAFRAELR
- a CDS encoding glycoside hydrolase family 16 protein → MSETSGIPRRRPLRRALVAVIGTLGLAAAAAAAVTLPANASAPTPPTGWTQVFLDDFNGTAGTGVNTTNWLYSTGTSYPGGPANWGTGEVETMTNSTNNVSLDGNGNLRITPLRDAAGNWTSGRIETTRTDFQPPAGGKLKVEARLQMPNVTGTAAEGYWPAFWALGAPYRGNYQNWPGVGELDIMENVQGLNKVWATMHCGTNPGGPCNETTGIGNSVACPGTTCQSGFHTYTMEWDRSVSPEAIRFSVDGVNYHTVTANQVDATTWTNATNHGYFVILNVAMGGAFPDAFGGGLDSATESGHPMVVDYVQVLQAAGSGSGTTTPPPTGSRDAYSTLQAESYDSQSGTATETTTDTGGGQNIGSLANGDWALYKGVNFGSTAATQFSGRVASGVAGGASGLVEVRLDSRTSTPVGTFALANTGGWQSWRTVPTNISAVTGTHDVYLTFTSGQSSDFVNVNWFTFGH
- a CDS encoding Ig-like domain-containing protein; its protein translation is MGVSHIPNRSEQQSSNRSEPQSQSQSQSQSPKWSRRGILAVLGAVPAVALTGCSSGAADASEGTAAQASASTKAKAAAKRPVISVTPADGTKKASFGSPVEVQVTDGTLASVKVTGNDGSTLAGSLDDARTTWTSKANPYSGTKYTVTAQAEGADATTAVFTTKSPGETFVGYFTPEANSTSGVGMPVSINFTHAVSDRAAVQKAITVTAEPAVEIVGHWFSDTRLDFRPETYWAAGTTITLGLRLKDVEGTDGVYGTQSKDVTFHIGREQISTVDLSAEQMTVKRDGATLATYPVSGGDSDHTTWSGIMVISERFKQTRMESSTVGLGDEYDISDVPHAQRLTTSGTFVHGNYWASTSVFGSQNTSHGCIGLHDAKGASDSSVAGYKFYASSMLGDVVIVKNSGEKTVEPSNGLNGWNLSWADWKAGSAV